The following nucleotide sequence is from Tardiphaga alba.
CTTCGTGCGCGGCCGTCGCTTCCTCCATCCGAAGCTCGGCTTCACATTCCAGGCGCCGGATGCCTACACGCTCGACAATACGGCACAGGCCGTGATCGGCGTGCGCGAGGGCGGCAATCAGGCCATGCGCTTCGACGTGGTCCGCGTGCCGTCGGAGCAATCGCTGAGCGACTATCTCAATTCCGGATGGATGGAGAATGTCGATAAGGCCACCACCGAAGACGTCACCATCAACGGCTTCCCCGCTGCAACCGCGCTCGCACGCGGCGATCAGTGGCAATTCCGTGTCTATGCGTTGCGCTTCGGCAGCGACGTCTACCGCTTCATTTTTGCTGCCAAGCAGAAGACCAATGAGAGCGAGCGCAATGCCCGCGAGACCGTCAATTCCTTCCGTCGCCTGACGCTGGCCGAAATCCAGGCGGCACGTCCGCTGCGCATCAAGGTGATCAACGTGCAGCCCGGCGATACCGTGGAATCGCTGTCGCACCGCATGAGCGGCGTCGATCGCCCGCTGGAGCGTTTTCGCGTGATGAACGGTCTCGAGGCCAATGCCCAGGTGAAACCACGCGATCGCGTAAAGATCGTGGTGGATTGAGTGCGGCACACCTGCTCTGCACTCACATGTCTTCACCCGCGAAAGCGGGTGATCCAGTAGACACTGTATGCTGTGGTGTTTACTGGATCGCCCGGTCGAGCCGGGCGACGACAAACTGTGCGGAAACGCAACACGTGACTCAACAAAAAAGCCCGGCTGCAAGCCGGGCTTTTGAATTCTCGCGTCATGCCGCCGCTTACGCGGCTTCATCCTCGGCGACATCTTCATCGCCATCATCGTTGTCGTCCGAACCGGCCTCGGCATCTTCAGCCTTGGCACCGCGGCGCGGGCTCTTGGCGAGCTGGCCTTCGATCTCCTTGATCGCTTCGGTCTCGGTGATGTGCTGCACAACAGCGATTTCACGCGACAGGCGATCGAGCGCCGCTTCATACAGCTGGCGTTCGCTATAGGACTGCTCGGGCTGCGATTCCGAACGGAACAGATCGCGGACCACTTCGGCAATCGCGACGATGTCGCCCGAATTGATCTTCGCTTCATATTCCTGAGCACGACGCGACCACATAGTGCGCTTGATGCGGGCACGGCCCTTCAGGGTTTCCAGCGCCTTCTTCACCAGTGCCGGCTCCGAAAGCTTGCGCATGCCGACATTGATGACCTTCGCGGTGGGAACGCGCAGGGTCATCTTGTCCTTCATGAAATTGATGACGAACAGTTCGAGCTTGGCGCCCGCGATTTCCTGCTCCTCGATGGCGAGGATCTGACCAACGCCATGCGCGGGATAGACCACATATTCGTTGGTCTTGAAGCCCTGACGCTGGGTCGCCGTCTTCTTCGGCTCCTCGGCGCGCGGGGCCGGAGCGACCGGCTTCGCTGCCACCGGCTTCTCGGCTGCAGCAAGCTTGGCCTGCTCCTTGGCGGCAGCGGCCTTCATGGCAGACGCGGTGGTGTTCGGCGCAAACGACTTCTCGGTGCGCGGCTTTTCCGCCGCCAGCTTGGCAGCAGCGGCCTTGATCGCAGCAGGCTTCACGGCAGTCTTGGAAGCAGCAGTCTTCGGAGCAGAGGCCTTGGCAGCAGATTTCTCGGCGACAGGCTTCTCGGCGGAAGGCTTCTCGGCAGAAGGCTTGGCAGTCTTGTTCGGCATTTCACTTCTTTTGTTCTGGGCGGACTCGGGCGCGACGACCTTGATCGCAGGAGCCTTCACACCAGAGGTCTTGGTTGGCGCCGTTTTCGCTACCGGGGCCTTGGCTGCCTGCGTCTTGGCTGCAGGAGCCTTGACGGGAGAAGCCTTAACCGGAGCTTTGGCTGCAGGCGCCTTGGCCGAAGCCTTGGTCGTCGAAGCCTTGACTGGCGGAACCTTGGCCGTGGTGCGGGTCGTCGTCCGTGTGTCCTTGACAGGGGGCCGTGCAGGGCCTTTGCTCACGCTGCGCTTGCTCGCACCAGCCTTGCTGGCAGTCGCGCTCACCGCAGCCGTCTTCTTCGAAGGCTTAGAGATACTCTTTTTACGCGTTTTCTGTGACACGGCCCGTGCGCGGCAACTACCACGCCCCTGTTTGATTTTTATAAAACGGGAACCCGGCAGGGCCAAAACGAGCGGCACCACACGGTCCAGCTTCTTGAATGTGCCTATAATAGCACATTTCCCGCAAAAATCAATGATTTATGCCCCCTTGAGACCGCCAGGCGGCCGCGAAGCGGTCATAATCAAGGTCAGGGTAAATTTCCGGTCGTCAAAGGTATTTAGATGACATAGGGCTTTAAAGATAGCCCTTAATCGCCTTTGCCTGGCGCCGCCGAGAAGAACTTTTCATACTTGCCTTCCTGGCCGTCGAATTCCTCGGCTTCGGGCAGTTGATCGATCTTCTGGGTGATGTTCGGCCACTTCTTGGCGTGCTCCAGATTGATCTGCAGCCACTTCTCGATATTGCCTTCAGTGTCGGGCTTGATCGCGTCAGCCGGGCATTCAGGCTCGCACACGCCGCAATCGATGCATTCGTCCGGATGGATGACCAGCATGTTCTCGCCCTCGTAGAAGCAATCCACGGGGCACACCTCGACGCAGTCGGTGTACTTGCACTTGATGCAGTTGTCGGTGACGACGTAAGTCATCCAGAACTCCGGAAACGATCTAAATTCGACGGTTGCGTAGCGCACCCACCCCCTTGCCGCAAGACATGCGGCCGGATTGGATCAGTGCGTTTCCATCATTGAGAAGGATTTTGCCACGAACCGGCTCTGGTCGGGCCTTTCCACCTTAACTAGTTACTCCGGCGGATGTTGCAAATCCGTATAGAGCACCCGGGCCGCGATTGCATCCCCCGACGCTCGGAAAATGCCGCGACCTTCATCACCCGGATCGCCTGATCCAGGGTGACGGTAATCACATCGCCGATCTTGATGCCGTGGCCGGGCGACTTCTGCCGCTCGCCATTTACCCGGACCTTGCCGCCCTCGACCAGCGCAGCGGCACTTGTGCGGGCTTTGACCACCCGCACATGCCACAGCCATTTGTCGAGACGCTGTCGGTCCAATCAGCACCGCATCAAGCGCGAGAAATTCATTCCTTGGTGCCCAGCTGCTCCTTGAGCGCAGCGAGCTTGGCAAAAGGCGAATTCGGATCCATGGCGCCGCCGCGATCCCGCGGTGAGGCGCTCGATGCGAATGGGCGCGTGGCACCGCCACGATCCCTGTCGCGACCACCTTCACGGCCCTTGTCGCCACCGAACTTGCCCTTGCCGCCCCCGAAGCGCTGATCGCGCGGCGGACGCCCACCGCCCTTGTCATTGCGATCGCCACGGGCTTCGCGATTCGGTGCACCACCACCCGGCGCATCGCTGCGCGGACGGCGGAAATCCTTGCCACCACCGCTGCGGTCGCCATCGCGGTCGCGACGGCCACCATTGTTGCGATCCGGGCGATTGCCGCGCTGACCGTCAGCGACGGCACCTTCGGCCTGGCCGGCCGGGGCCGCAGCCTGGCCGGCATTGTTATCGCGGCGGTGATGGTTGCGGTTACGGTCATGACGCGGTGGACGGCGTTCGTCGGAACGGCCACCGGGGCGCCAGACTTCGACCATTTCGGGCTCGGCCGGTGCCGCGGCTTCGGCGGCAGGCGCATCTGCATCGGCAGCAGCCGTCTCGGCAGGAGCAGCCTCCGCGGCTGCAGCTTCAACCGGGGCAGCTTCCGCAGGCGCTTCAACCACCGGCTCGCTCGCGACCGGCGACACGTCCGGCAGCAGCGATGCAGACGATGGAGCGGCAGTCTCTTCCGCGACGGGAGCTTCAGCGGCTTCCGTAACTTCGACCTGCGCGACCGGCTCTGCAGCAACAGCCTCACCGGCCGGCGCAGCTTCCGGACCGGCATCAGCCTGTGCGGCATCGGACACAGGCGCATCGGTGGCGGCTTCCACCTTGGCATCTGCCGTCGCAGCTTCGATCGGCGTCGTCGCAGCCAGCGGCTTCGGCGGTGCAGGCGGCAGCGCCGGCTTCTTCTCCATGCGATAGCCCAGCGCACGCAGGATCGAGGCAAAGTCTTCGCCGGCCGAACCCGTCAGCGAGGTCATCGCCTGGGTCACAGTGAAGCTGCGGCCGTCATAGGCACCCGCCGGCTTCTCGCCCGGCGAATTCTCGCGCCACGACAAAGCGGGACGGATCAGATCGGCAAGACGTTCGAGAATATCGACGCGCACCGCACGCTCGCCGGCATGGCGATAGCCGAGCACGCGATAGGCGTCGCGGCCGAGCACCTTGTCGACGGGGAACGAGGTACGGCCGGAGCCGGCTAGGTGCTGCGCGCTGGACAGTGCGGACATATCGACATTGTCCTGCTTCAGCGCCCACAGCAGCGCTGCGAGCGAACGCGCGGCCGGCTTCAGCAGGTTCGGGAAATAGATGTGATAGGCGCCGAATCGGACGCCATATTTGCGCAGCACGGCGCGCGACGGCTGATCGAGATCCTTCATCTCGGCGGCGATCTTCTGCCGCTCGAGCACGCCGAGCGCTTCATTGAGCTGGAAGGCGATGCCGCGCGCGATGCCGGTGACGTCTTCGGCCTTTGCGAGTTCAAACAGCGGCGCGAGCAGCTTTTCGATATGCGTCTTCAGGAACAGATCGAGACGGGCCTGCACGGCATCACGCGGCGCGCCGGTGAGGCGCTCGTCGGCGATGATGCGGAGGCGCGGATGCAGCACGTCATCGGCGGCGACCAGCTTCGCGACCGCATCACCGGTCCAGCGCAGCGTGCCGTCGGATGTCAGCACCAACTGATCGTCCGGCGCGTTGGAGAGCTTCTCTGCGCGCGCGTCGATCTCGCCGGCCAGCGCTTTCGACGCTGCGGCCTGCAAGGCCTTCGCATCGGAGCCGGCTTCGGCCGTATCGGGCAAGAATGTAAAACCGTCGAGCCGGCCAATCGTGTGGCCCTCGACAACAACTTCGCCCGTCTTACCAATTTCAGTATTCAGCATCGTGTTTTCCCGCAAGCGGCGCATCAATACACTGGTACGACGATCAACGAAACGCTCTGTAAGCCTCTCATGAAGGGCATCTGACAGTTTATTTTCCAGTTCACGGGAGATTCCCTGCCAATGTTCGGCATCTGCGAGCCAATCAGGACGATTTGCCACAAAGGTCCAGGTCCGAATCTGCGCAATCCGGCCTGACAGTGTGTCGATATCGCCGTCGGTGCGGTCCGCCTGCGCAATCTGGGCGCCGAACCACGCATCGGGGATGCGGCCGCGCTTCATCAGGAAATTGAAGATCGTCACCACCAGCTCCGCATGTGCGGCGGGCGCGACGCGGCGGTAATCCGGAATCTGGCAGGCATCCCACAGTTTCTCGACGGCATCCTTGCCCTGCGCCATCTCGCGCACGTCAGGATCTCGTGCCGCATGATCGAGGACACGTAAATCCTCGGCAATTGGCGCACGTGTCAGGGCCTCATGGCGCGGCGACAGCGCGAGCGAGACCTGAAGGGCCGCAATCGATGAGAAATCCAGCTTCGAATTGCGCCATTGCAGCACTTTGACGGGATCGAAGATGTGGTTCTGCAACTGGTTGACCAGTTCGGGCTCGAACGGCTCGCAGCGGCCCGTGGTGCCAAAAGTCCCATTGCGCGTGGCGCGGCCGGCGCGGCCGGCGATCTGGGAAAATTCGGACGGCGTGAGGCGGCGGAACTGGTAACCGTCATATTTGCGGTCAGAGGCGAAGGCGACGTGATCGACGTCCAGATTCAGGCCCATGCCCACGGCATCGGTGGCGACGAGATAGTCCACATCGCCGGTCTGGAACATCTCGACCTGGGCATTTCGCGTGCGCGGCGAGAGACTTCCCAGCACCACGGCAGCGCCGCCGTGCTGGCGCTTGATCAGCTCGGCGATGGCGTAAACTTCATCGGCCGAAAACGCGACAATGGCGGTGCGGCGCGGCTGGCGGGTGATCTTGCGGTCGCCGGCGAATTCCAGCGTGGACAGCCGCGGACGGGTTACGATGTTGATTCCAGGGAGTAATTTCTCGACGATCGGACGCATCGTGGCGGCGCCGAGCAGTAGCGTTTCGTCGCGGCCGCGGCGGTTCAGAATCCGGTCGGTGAACACATGGCCGCGTTCGAGGTCGGCGGCGATCTGGATTTCGTCCACGGCCAGGAACGAGACGTCGAGATCGCGCGGCATCGCCTCGACGGTGGAGACCCAATAGCGCGGCTTGGACGGCTTGATCTTCTCCTCGCCGGTGACCAGCGCGACGGCTTCCGGCCCGACGCGGGCGAGGATCTTGTTATAGACCTCGCGCGCCAGCAGGCGCAGCGGAAGGCCAATGATCCCGGAGGGATGCGCGAGCATCCGCTCGATGGCGAGATGGGTCTTGCCGGTATTGGTGGGGCCGAGGACGGCGGTGACGCCGGCGCCGGGCGCCCGGCCTGTGCCGAGCGGAGAATTCGAAAAGGCCATGGTTTTCAAGTATTTCCGAGCGGCCTTCTGTCAAGGCAAGCGAGTTTGGGAACGACTCCGGAACGAAACCGGCCCGAATCGGTGACTCCGCACCGGCTGGGCCCGTTCACCCCCAAGATGTCGCGGCGAGCGCCCTAAGTCCTCACTAGATCAAGTTTGTGACAGGGCAACAAGGCCTGTGAATTCATGTTGAAAACGCCGAGTCCTGCGGACTCCGAATGGCAAAAGAGTCAACTGCGCTTCGGTGCCGCCGGTTGGCCTATCTGAGATAGTGTTCCGGCTCGCGCGCGCACGTTTTGCAGCAGCGTCGCAGACCCGTAGGATGGGTAGAGCGAAGCGAAACCCATCCCCGCAAGCACCGGAGCCC
It contains:
- a CDS encoding helicase-related protein; this translates as MAFSNSPLGTGRAPGAGVTAVLGPTNTGKTHLAIERMLAHPSGIIGLPLRLLAREVYNKILARVGPEAVALVTGEEKIKPSKPRYWVSTVEAMPRDLDVSFLAVDEIQIAADLERGHVFTDRILNRRGRDETLLLGAATMRPIVEKLLPGINIVTRPRLSTLEFAGDRKITRQPRRTAIVAFSADEVYAIAELIKRQHGGAAVVLGSLSPRTRNAQVEMFQTGDVDYLVATDAVGMGLNLDVDHVAFASDRKYDGYQFRRLTPSEFSQIAGRAGRATRNGTFGTTGRCEPFEPELVNQLQNHIFDPVKVLQWRNSKLDFSSIAALQVSLALSPRHEALTRAPIAEDLRVLDHAARDPDVREMAQGKDAVEKLWDACQIPDYRRVAPAAHAELVVTIFNFLMKRGRIPDAWFGAQIAQADRTDGDIDTLSGRIAQIRTWTFVANRPDWLADAEHWQGISRELENKLSDALHERLTERFVDRRTSVLMRRLRENTMLNTEIGKTGEVVVEGHTIGRLDGFTFLPDTAEAGSDAKALQAAASKALAGEIDARAEKLSNAPDDQLVLTSDGTLRWTGDAVAKLVAADDVLHPRLRIIADERLTGAPRDAVQARLDLFLKTHIEKLLAPLFELAKAEDVTGIARGIAFQLNEALGVLERQKIAAEMKDLDQPSRAVLRKYGVRFGAYHIYFPNLLKPAARSLAALLWALKQDNVDMSALSSAQHLAGSGRTSFPVDKVLGRDAYRVLGYRHAGERAVRVDILERLADLIRPALSWRENSPGEKPAGAYDGRSFTVTQAMTSLTGSAGEDFASILRALGYRMEKKPALPPAPPKPLAATTPIEAATADAKVEAATDAPVSDAAQADAGPEAAPAGEAVAAEPVAQVEVTEAAEAPVAEETAAPSSASLLPDVSPVASEPVVEAPAEAAPVEAAAAEAAPAETAAADADAPAAEAAAPAEPEMVEVWRPGGRSDERRPPRHDRNRNHHRRDNNAGQAAAPAGQAEGAVADGQRGNRPDRNNGGRRDRDGDRSGGGKDFRRPRSDAPGGGAPNREARGDRNDKGGGRPPRDQRFGGGKGKFGGDKGREGGRDRDRGGATRPFASSASPRDRGGAMDPNSPFAKLAALKEQLGTKE
- a CDS encoding CarD family transcriptional regulator is translated as MSATASKAGASKRSVSKGPARPPVKDTRTTTRTTAKVPPVKASTTKASAKAPAAKAPVKASPVKAPAAKTQAAKAPVAKTAPTKTSGVKAPAIKVVAPESAQNKRSEMPNKTAKPSAEKPSAEKPVAEKSAAKASAPKTAASKTAVKPAAIKAAAAKLAAEKPRTEKSFAPNTTASAMKAAAAKEQAKLAAAEKPVAAKPVAPAPRAEEPKKTATQRQGFKTNEYVVYPAHGVGQILAIEEQEIAGAKLELFVINFMKDKMTLRVPTAKVINVGMRKLSEPALVKKALETLKGRARIKRTMWSRRAQEYEAKINSGDIVAIAEVVRDLFRSESQPEQSYSERQLYEAALDRLSREIAVVQHITETEAIKEIEGQLAKSPRRGAKAEDAEAGSDDNDDGDEDVAEDEAA
- the fdxA gene encoding ferredoxin FdxA, with amino-acid sequence MTYVVTDNCIKCKYTDCVEVCPVDCFYEGENMLVIHPDECIDCGVCEPECPADAIKPDTEGNIEKWLQINLEHAKKWPNITQKIDQLPEAEEFDGQEGKYEKFFSAAPGKGD